Proteins encoded together in one Caulobacter sp. FWC2 window:
- a CDS encoding PKD domain-containing protein, with product MSEAKSSLDTEGYTVRDAYFGRPYIDRDELRQQPYPHRNVHGGFENTDTRFTFYFPDAGEWGGRMYHPLEGAHAGHEEAFAGAMGAILGGLEMMTKLGGYMVESNSGHIGDDVDPRAGVDPGLYGYRASVESARFSKHIAKQVYGREPDFSYVWGGSGGGRRSPLCLEYCDGVYDGALPFMGGGNIEPHGTNSRVRSEQPLSFGAMFNVQRLLRGGKLERVIDAMQPGGGGDPFLGLNTHEREELANLYRLGYPRGDEFMIAKPMGQIWLWSSIADMLLEEDADYFKAFWTQPGYVGFDQPEAVRDDLIDQVLPVTRVITAQDLLSGEDFAGPEFADAKPMAMFMASSTGQFDMPIGVEVKGLGEGYRSGTGVRVVSGAAQGRQLYCTKSIGDMLFCDGRAEANLKRFRGVQIGDEVHVDNHAFLAFCYAYRHHISDDPLNDFLRVDGQPIYPQHGLPMQSPLMGVPYSGQYEGKLLWIHHTHDASLWPPQGVIYKRAVEQAQGAEKARERFRLQWTQNAEHVPPMLLPSDPKRATATWLIDYMPSIEQGLVDLAAWVEKGVAPPETQYSFVDGKISLPPTAKARGGTQPVVSVTADGALRRQISPGGQVELAVRAEAPPGAGTFTRVDWDLDGSGSFAVNQPIAPGQTELTLSFAHAYDRPGTYFATARVKLNREGDPTARRQIENVASARIVVS from the coding sequence ATGTCAGAAGCTAAATCCAGCCTCGACACCGAGGGTTACACCGTCAGAGACGCCTATTTCGGCCGGCCATACATCGATCGCGATGAGCTTCGCCAGCAGCCCTATCCCCACCGCAACGTCCACGGCGGGTTCGAAAACACCGACACGCGCTTCACCTTCTATTTTCCGGACGCGGGCGAGTGGGGCGGGCGCATGTACCACCCGCTCGAGGGCGCGCACGCGGGCCATGAAGAAGCGTTCGCCGGCGCCATGGGCGCCATTCTTGGCGGACTGGAGATGATGACCAAGCTGGGCGGCTACATGGTCGAATCCAATTCGGGCCATATCGGCGACGACGTGGATCCAAGGGCCGGCGTCGATCCGGGTCTCTATGGCTATCGCGCCAGCGTCGAGAGCGCCCGCTTCTCCAAGCATATCGCCAAGCAGGTCTACGGTCGAGAGCCGGATTTCAGCTATGTCTGGGGCGGCAGCGGCGGCGGCCGCCGCTCGCCCTTGTGCCTCGAATACTGCGACGGCGTCTATGACGGCGCCCTCCCGTTCATGGGCGGCGGCAATATCGAGCCGCACGGCACCAATTCGCGCGTGCGGAGCGAGCAGCCCTTATCGTTTGGCGCGATGTTCAACGTTCAGCGTCTGCTGCGCGGCGGCAAACTCGAACGCGTCATCGACGCCATGCAACCCGGCGGCGGCGGCGATCCCTTCCTGGGGCTGAATACCCACGAACGCGAGGAGTTGGCCAACCTTTATCGGCTGGGATATCCCCGCGGCGACGAGTTCATGATCGCCAAGCCCATGGGCCAGATCTGGCTGTGGTCGTCTATCGCCGACATGTTGCTGGAAGAGGACGCCGATTACTTCAAGGCCTTCTGGACCCAGCCAGGCTATGTCGGTTTCGATCAGCCAGAAGCCGTGCGCGACGATCTGATCGACCAGGTCCTGCCCGTCACCCGCGTCATCACCGCTCAGGACCTGCTGAGCGGCGAGGATTTCGCGGGTCCCGAATTCGCCGACGCCAAGCCGATGGCGATGTTCATGGCCTCCTCGACGGGGCAGTTCGACATGCCCATCGGCGTCGAGGTCAAGGGCTTGGGCGAGGGCTACCGCAGCGGGACCGGCGTTCGTGTCGTTTCCGGCGCCGCGCAAGGACGTCAGCTCTACTGCACCAAGTCGATCGGCGACATGCTGTTCTGTGATGGCCGCGCCGAAGCCAATCTGAAGCGGTTCCGCGGCGTCCAGATCGGCGACGAGGTGCATGTCGACAACCACGCCTTCCTGGCCTTCTGCTACGCTTACCGGCACCACATTTCCGATGATCCGTTGAACGACTTCCTCCGGGTCGATGGCCAGCCGATCTATCCCCAGCACGGCCTGCCGATGCAGTCGCCGCTTATGGGCGTGCCCTATTCGGGGCAGTACGAGGGCAAGCTCCTGTGGATCCACCACACCCACGACGCCTCGCTCTGGCCGCCTCAGGGCGTGATCTACAAACGCGCCGTGGAGCAGGCCCAAGGTGCGGAAAAGGCTCGTGAACGGTTCCGGCTGCAGTGGACCCAGAACGCTGAGCATGTCCCGCCGATGCTCCTGCCTTCCGACCCCAAACGCGCCACCGCCACTTGGCTGATCGACTACATGCCCAGCATCGAACAAGGGCTGGTCGATCTCGCTGCCTGGGTGGAGAAGGGCGTGGCTCCTCCCGAGACGCAGTATAGCTTCGTCGACGGCAAGATCAGCCTGCCGCCGACCGCCAAGGCGCGCGGGGGCACTCAGCCCGTGGTGTCGGTGACCGCCGACGGCGCCTTGCGCCGCCAGATCTCGCCCGGCGGACAGGTCGAGCTGGCGGTGAGGGCCGAGGCGCCGCCCGGCGCGGGAACCTTCACGCGGGTCGATTGGGACCTGGATGGTTCGGGGAGCTTCGCCGTCAATCAGCCGATCGCGCCGGGTCAGACCGAACTGACCCTGTCGTTCGCCCATGCCT